The genomic DNA AGAGCAAGGAAGAATCGAGGGAAATGAATGAAAATTTTTGTCGATGGCGATGGTTCACCTGTGAAAGAGACGGTTATTGAAGTCGCTGTAGAGAAAGCTTTGGATGTGGTGATTGTTACTAGTGTAGATCATTATTCCTTAAAAGATTATCCAGAAAATGTCTCTTTTGTGTATGTTGATAAAGGAGCGGATGCTGCTGATTTTAAAATTGTGCAGTTAATAAAAAAAGGGGATCTTTTAATTACACAAGATTATGGCTTAGCTTCCTTGGTTTTGCCAAAAGGAGTGTCGGTTTTACATCAACTGGGTTATCAATATACGAAAGAAAATATTGATGGCTTGTTAGAACAACGCTATTTTAGTGGCCAAATTCGGCGAAAAGGTGGCCGAACGAAAGGACCTAAACCTTTTACAGACCAAGATAGAACAACGTTTAAACAAGCCCTTATTGAGCTGG from Enterococcus faecalis includes the following:
- a CDS encoding YaiI/YqxD family protein, with the translated sequence MKIFVDGDGSPVKETVIEVAVEKALDVVIVTSVDHYSLKDYPENVSFVYVDKGADAADFKIVQLIKKGDLLITQDYGLASLVLPKGVSVLHQLGYQYTKENIDGLLEQRYFSGQIRRKGGRTKGPKPFTDQDRTTFKQALIELVKRSL